A region of Pseudocalidococcus azoricus BACA0444 DNA encodes the following proteins:
- a CDS encoding DUF29 family protein produces MDELMELRELVENQDYKKALLLIDELEEMSREDKLAKIYSHAVVLLVHLIKQAAEERTTRSWDFSIYNSIKSIKRINQRRKAGGFYANTEQLNEILNDAFDIALRKSALEAFGGIYTEMQLLEKINPIELQQQALDLISGS; encoded by the coding sequence ATGGATGAGTTAATGGAGTTACGAGAACTGGTTGAAAATCAAGACTATAAAAAAGCCCTGTTATTGATTGATGAACTAGAAGAAATGTCCAGGGAAGACAAATTAGCCAAAATCTACAGCCATGCCGTGGTCTTGTTAGTGCATTTAATTAAGCAGGCCGCCGAGGAACGGACTACCCGCTCTTGGGATTTTTCAATCTACAACAGTATCAAAAGTATTAAACGAATCAATCAGCGGCGAAAAGCAGGGGGATTCTATGCCAACACAGAACAATTAAATGAGATTCTTAATGATGCCTTTGATATTGCTTTAAGAAAGTCAGCATTGGAGGCCTTTGGGGGGATTTATACAGAAATGCAACTGTTAGAAAAAATAAATCCAATAGAACTCCAACAGCAAGCATTAGATTTAATCAGTGGCAGTTAA
- a CDS encoding GIY-YIG nuclease family protein has protein sequence MEWKIWPSVEFEQRESLPSTPGIYVVVDASDKVWYVGLSTNLCSRWEGRKHHRHDQLKRTNMRRQYQIHWKSIPIHQLKETETEYISKFKPSLNFTQVKNYTRPNLSADEEFTRILKVITDKATNSPRYRSAVLGYYNQLEINKNDQLNEAISILIIIGYKDCNIIEKSYLKSQKRKGILFRDSWCAHKSYCHQDKLSINPLKIYSFSLNPVLYEFVAFSSISNWLEEHEDKLMLFDICNQPIFALKNPANLQEAITIQQENWDIYYSHFKRRRQLTHEDYIAYRMPELKPIEQLLGV, from the coding sequence ATGGAATGGAAGATTTGGCCAAGTGTGGAATTTGAGCAACGAGAAAGTTTACCATCAACACCAGGAATTTATGTTGTAGTTGATGCCTCTGATAAAGTTTGGTATGTTGGGCTTTCAACTAATCTTTGTTCTCGTTGGGAAGGAAGAAAACATCATCGGCATGATCAACTTAAACGAACAAATATGAGGCGACAGTATCAAATTCATTGGAAAAGTATACCTATTCATCAGCTCAAAGAAACAGAAACAGAGTACATTAGTAAATTTAAGCCATCTCTAAACTTCACTCAAGTTAAAAACTACACAAGACCAAACTTAAGTGCAGATGAGGAATTTACGCGTATATTAAAGGTCATTACTGATAAAGCCACAAACTCGCCAAGATATAGATCCGCAGTTTTAGGATATTATAATCAACTTGAAATCAATAAAAATGACCAACTAAATGAAGCAATATCTATCTTGATTATTATAGGATACAAGGATTGCAATATAATTGAAAAATCATATTTGAAGTCTCAAAAAAGAAAAGGAATTCTGTTTAGAGATTCATGGTGTGCTCATAAAAGTTATTGTCATCAGGATAAATTATCAATAAATCCCCTAAAAATCTATAGCTTTTCCTTAAATCCAGTCCTTTATGAGTTTGTTGCATTCTCATCTATATCAAACTGGCTTGAAGAACATGAAGATAAGCTGATGCTATTTGATATTTGCAATCAACCAATTTTCGCTCTTAAAAATCCAGCAAATTTACAAGAGGCCATAACCATACAACAAGAGAACTGGGATATTTATTATTCCCATTTCAAGCGACGTAGGCAATTGACTCATGAGGATTACATTGCATATCGAATGCCGGAGTTGAAACCCATTGAGCAGCTTTTGGGGGTTTGA
- the cobJ gene encoding precorrin-3B C(17)-methyltransferase, with protein MTIALITLNQASLITARKITAQFPHARIYGLANRTQAPDIAYTDFGETVRELFQAGVPIIGFCAAGILIRTLAPLLSNKWQEPPVLAVAEDGSAVVPLLGGLKGSNQLARQIANILEVNAAITTTGEIRFQTALLAPPPNYQLVNPEDAKDFLADLLAGASIKLIGTAPWLTESKIPFLASDQASDLVIEITNLETPLSEFNPSSKQLIYRYYPELTEAKPGKLVIVGTGPGDLAWMSPEVKTALLSATDWVGYKTYLNLVESLRLPQINRHESDNRVELDRAEMALDLAATGKSVAVVSSGDPGIFAMAAAVFEVLEQRAKPEWEGIELEVCPGISAFQAAGALVGAPMGHDFCVISLSDILKPWETIAQRITAAAQADFVIAFYNPVSSQRTWQLETAKEILLRYRPPETPGSLGRNLGRPGQTVIIQTLETLDVSQVDMRTVVIMGSSQTKLIQHNSRQWVYTPRFYPDSVSELS; from the coding sequence ATGACTATTGCATTGATTACTTTGAACCAGGCCAGCCTGATCACCGCCCGCAAAATTACGGCCCAGTTCCCCCATGCAAGAATTTATGGATTAGCCAATCGCACCCAGGCCCCGGATATTGCCTATACAGACTTTGGCGAGACCGTGCGGGAATTATTTCAAGCTGGAGTGCCGATTATTGGGTTTTGTGCGGCGGGAATTTTGATTCGGACATTAGCTCCACTCCTAAGCAATAAATGGCAGGAACCCCCGGTATTGGCGGTGGCGGAAGATGGGAGTGCGGTTGTACCGTTGTTGGGGGGTCTAAAGGGGTCTAATCAGTTAGCGCGACAGATTGCCAATATTTTAGAAGTAAATGCAGCCATCACCACGACTGGAGAGATTCGCTTTCAAACTGCCTTACTTGCACCACCCCCAAACTATCAGCTCGTTAACCCTGAAGATGCCAAAGATTTTTTAGCGGACTTGCTGGCTGGAGCTTCAATTAAACTCATCGGAACAGCCCCTTGGTTAACCGAGAGTAAAATTCCCTTTTTAGCATCCGACCAGGCCAGTGATCTTGTCATTGAAATTACTAACTTAGAAACACCCTTATCTGAATTTAATCCCAGTTCTAAGCAGTTAATTTATCGGTATTATCCAGAATTGACTGAAGCTAAACCCGGAAAGTTAGTCATTGTTGGTACTGGGCCGGGGGATTTGGCCTGGATGTCGCCGGAAGTGAAAACGGCTTTGCTCTCAGCTACGGATTGGGTCGGCTATAAAACCTATTTGAACTTAGTTGAATCCCTGCGTTTACCCCAGATTAACCGCCACGAATCTGATAATCGGGTGGAATTAGATCGGGCAGAAATGGCCTTAGACTTAGCCGCAACGGGAAAATCTGTCGCAGTCGTGTCATCAGGAGATCCGGGCATTTTTGCCATGGCGGCGGCAGTGTTTGAAGTCTTGGAGCAGCGCGCTAAACCAGAGTGGGAAGGCATTGAACTTGAAGTCTGTCCGGGAATTTCCGCGTTCCAGGCCGCCGGGGCATTAGTGGGCGCACCGATGGGGCATGATTTCTGTGTGATTTCTTTGTCCGATATTCTCAAGCCTTGGGAGACCATTGCCCAGCGAATTACCGCCGCTGCCCAGGCCGATTTTGTCATTGCCTTTTATAATCCCGTCTCGTCCCAACGCACCTGGCAATTAGAAACCGCAAAGGAAATACTCTTAAGGTATCGCCCCCCAGAAACCCCCGGCAGTTTAGGGCGGAATTTGGGCCGGCCTGGGCAAACCGTAATCATCCAAACCTTAGAAACCTTAGATGTTAGTCAAGTGGATATGCGAACGGTTGTGATTATGGGTTCGAGTCAAACAAAACTGATTCAGCATAACTCCCGCCAGTGGGTCTATACACCGCGTTTTTATCCTGATTCTGTCTCTGAGTTATCGTGA
- a CDS encoding TIGR04282 family arsenosugar biosynthesis glycosyltransferase, with protein sequence MTLGLLIFTRYPEPGRSKTRLIPALGATGAAQFHQKMAEHTLHQARTFAQAIKSRQITVWFTGGNVKLMQAWLGTGINYQIQPEGDLGARLLYALGHHFQTTDHPALVIGTDCPELTVPILTQAQEALTNHDLVIGPAQDGGYYLIGLKKVIPELFQTMAWGSDQVFRKSFAIAQDLGLSTALLPELTDIDRPDDLPQLDLAGFGHWLKESSP encoded by the coding sequence ATGACCCTTGGCCTGCTCATTTTTACCCGCTACCCTGAACCTGGCCGCAGCAAAACCCGGTTAATTCCGGCCTTAGGAGCCACAGGAGCCGCCCAGTTCCACCAAAAAATGGCCGAGCATACCCTTCACCAGGCCAGAACCTTTGCCCAAGCCATCAAATCTCGGCAAATCACCGTTTGGTTTACCGGGGGAAATGTCAAGCTGATGCAGGCCTGGTTAGGAACCGGAATCAACTATCAAATACAACCAGAAGGAGACTTGGGAGCGCGATTGCTCTATGCCTTGGGCCACCACTTTCAAACCACTGACCACCCTGCCTTAGTCATCGGGACTGACTGCCCAGAATTAACGGTTCCCATCCTCACCCAGGCCCAAGAGGCATTAACCAATCATGATCTTGTCATTGGCCCAGCCCAAGATGGCGGCTATTACTTAATTGGCCTGAAAAAAGTCATTCCAGAATTATTTCAAACCATGGCCTGGGGTAGCGATCAAGTCTTTAGAAAATCCTTCGCCATTGCCCAAGATTTAGGATTATCCACCGCCCTGTTACCCGAATTAACCGACATTGATCGCCCCGACGATTTACCCCAGTTAGACCTGGCCGGGTTTGGACATTGGCTAAAGGAATCATCACCATAG
- a CDS encoding ComEC/Rec2 family competence protein produces MPAQLYQADAILWGLAFIIGLYLGGSPWGWVIALVLGLLMSFCRNQAPIWPKFWRSLPPDRSWLIATGIALIAMAYMFLRTPTPGATDISRVVTRLTAMGGEPTVMVEGNVQTYPLPNRAGKLRFFLEAERYQHVPGRGGESLLQGRASGRLYVTIDAKDGADIRPGQTIAVTGFLYQPKAGGNQFYRAFNFQRQLQLEHTFAGLAGRQAKILKAGSPWGLWALRERIFMAQGEKLGAEQGPLLSAMLLGSRAVGVPFDIRDAFRRVGLSHAIAASGFHTSVILGVVMLLTRPLPKNRQLQVGGAALILFAALSGFAPSAVRAVLMGLAGLAALSGETKTQPASLLLAIAVGMLIVNPLWSEDLGFQLSFLATLGLIVSAPAIEARLSWLPGPMANLMAIPLAANIWVFPLSLAIFGVFPTYGLIVNVITTFLLSVVTVGSFISGLGAVLWPTLGGLLAWVMYYPIVILLWLVDFFGSLPYSLLALGALGWTQVFAIYGLILLVWLHPWWQKRWVLALGTSLSLVIVPFLLVQTNTFRVTVLDNTQTPIMVIQQPGGNVVINSGDLTSAGTSLGSFLAAQGINQIHWAIATTRQSQDQGGWADLAKITPIIRLSEVPTASSDPDYREMLTQLPTEKQSLRLDQEAQLGDVAIKLLRADPAVIQMQIKDKKWLLITEPPRSLGQSVWLRSANLPRPDVLWWWGRKFDPNLLDILQPQALVLTTAQLSSGVQDELKSRRIPFYWSGQDGAVQWQPSGKFLPNQSTGDSGL; encoded by the coding sequence ATGCCCGCGCAGTTATACCAGGCCGATGCCATTTTATGGGGATTAGCCTTCATTATTGGGCTGTACTTGGGGGGTTCCCCTTGGGGGTGGGTCATTGCATTAGTCCTCGGGCTTCTGATGAGTTTTTGTCGCAACCAGGCCCCGATTTGGCCCAAGTTTTGGCGCAGTCTGCCCCCAGACCGGAGTTGGTTAATTGCCACCGGAATTGCCTTAATTGCCATGGCCTATATGTTTTTGCGAACCCCTACCCCTGGCGCAACGGATATTAGTCGAGTCGTGACGCGGTTAACAGCCATGGGGGGTGAGCCGACCGTGATGGTAGAAGGCAATGTCCAAACCTATCCCCTCCCCAATCGAGCCGGTAAATTACGGTTTTTTCTGGAAGCTGAGCGGTATCAACACGTTCCAGGGCGTGGCGGTGAATCCTTATTACAGGGGCGGGCCAGTGGGCGATTGTATGTAACCATAGATGCCAAAGATGGGGCAGACATTCGGCCGGGTCAAACCATTGCGGTGACGGGCTTTCTCTATCAACCCAAAGCGGGCGGCAATCAGTTTTATCGAGCCTTTAATTTTCAGCGCCAACTGCAACTGGAACATACCTTTGCCGGATTAGCAGGTCGCCAGGCCAAAATTCTTAAAGCCGGATCACCCTGGGGCCTGTGGGCATTACGAGAACGCATCTTTATGGCCCAAGGGGAAAAGCTGGGGGCTGAACAGGGGCCACTCCTCAGTGCCATGTTGCTGGGTAGTCGGGCAGTCGGGGTTCCCTTTGATATTCGCGACGCCTTTCGCCGAGTAGGTCTGTCCCATGCCATTGCCGCCTCTGGATTCCACACCTCAGTCATTTTGGGGGTAGTCATGCTCCTAACCCGGCCTTTGCCCAAAAATCGCCAGTTACAAGTGGGGGGCGCGGCCTTAATTTTATTTGCAGCCCTGAGTGGGTTTGCCCCTTCCGCCGTGCGGGCCGTATTGATGGGTTTAGCGGGCCTGGCAGCATTATCAGGAGAGACCAAAACTCAACCGGCCAGCTTATTGTTGGCAATTGCGGTGGGAATGTTGATTGTGAACCCACTCTGGAGTGAAGATCTAGGGTTTCAACTCAGTTTTTTGGCCACCCTCGGCTTAATTGTCTCGGCTCCTGCGATTGAAGCACGTCTCAGTTGGCTCCCCGGCCCAATGGCGAATCTAATGGCAATTCCTTTAGCCGCTAACATTTGGGTCTTTCCCCTGTCCCTGGCAATTTTCGGTGTGTTTCCCACCTATGGCCTGATTGTGAATGTGATCACGACCTTTTTACTCTCAGTGGTGACGGTGGGGAGTTTTATCAGTGGCCTGGGGGCTGTCCTTTGGCCGACATTGGGGGGACTCCTGGCCTGGGTCATGTACTATCCCATCGTGATTTTGCTCTGGCTTGTGGATTTCTTTGGCAGTTTACCCTACAGTCTGCTGGCGTTGGGGGCCTTGGGCTGGACACAGGTGTTTGCAATCTATGGGCTGATTTTGTTGGTCTGGCTGCATCCTTGGTGGCAAAAGCGATGGGTCTTGGCGTTGGGGACTAGCCTAAGTTTAGTGATTGTGCCATTTTTACTCGTGCAAACTAATACCTTTCGAGTCACAGTTCTCGATAATACCCAAACCCCAATTATGGTCATCCAACAGCCGGGCGGGAATGTCGTGATCAACAGTGGCGATCTCACCAGTGCCGGGACATCCCTCGGATCATTTTTGGCAGCGCAGGGGATTAACCAAATTCATTGGGCGATTGCGACAACTCGGCAAAGTCAAGATCAAGGCGGTTGGGCCGATTTAGCCAAAATAACCCCGATCATTCGCCTCAGTGAAGTGCCAACTGCCAGTAGTGATCCGGACTATCGGGAAATGCTCACCCAACTCCCAACCGAAAAGCAATCCCTACGTTTAGATCAAGAGGCGCAACTGGGGGATGTGGCCATTAAGCTGCTCCGGGCCGATCCGGCGGTGATTCAAATGCAAATTAAGGACAAAAAATGGCTCTTGATCACCGAACCCCCGCGATCTTTAGGACAGTCAGTCTGGCTTCGCTCTGCCAATTTACCCAGGCCAGATGTCTTGTGGTGGTGGGGGCGTAAGTTTGATCCCAATCTCCTAGACATTCTCCAACCCCAGGCCCTCGTTTTAACCACCGCCCAACTCTCCTCAGGAGTCCAAGATGAACTCAAATCCCGCCGGATTCCCTTTTATTGGTCAGGGCAAGATGGGGCCGTCCAATGGCAGCCGAGCGGCAAATTTTTACCCAACCAAAGTACGGGGGATAGCGGCTTATAG
- a CDS encoding ABC transporter permease subunit (The N-terminal region of this protein, as described by TIGR01726, is a three transmembrane segment that identifies a subfamily of ABC transporter permease subunits, which specificities that include histidine, arginine, glutamine, glutamate, L-cystine (sic), the opines (in Agrobacterium) octopine and nopaline, etc.), which produces MEYPPVFQAWPRLVLSGILIIFLAISSCTRSDQELPKILQVGMEPTFAPFEFQPGGGEVIGFDVDLMRAVGAAAGLEVEFKTMNFDGLIPALAVGQIQAATSGITITADRLKVVDFSRPYFEATLAIGVLPANRNLKTFKDLEGKRIAVQIGTASADEAKKIPNANVIIYDSTDLSIQSLISKNVDAIINDTPTLLYSIARGGFSQIQVFRQEETRQYYGVATQQQSPYLKLINQGLDKILKDGTYDKIYTQWFKAPAPALPALAPAQQERVSTQSGLWDSLKTSLRAVPALLQGTVITLQLTTASIVLGIAGGLVLALVRLSQNKWGLGLSAIYIDFFRGTPLLVQIFMIYFGIPGVVQGLGLDFSPNRFVASVAALSLNEAAYMAEILRSGLQAVEKGQQEAAESLGFSGWQTLRHVVFPQAFRQMVPALGNEFISMLKNTSLVAVIGYEELFRKGQLIVADEYRPFEIYTTVAIIYLIMTVIAARGFDYLEYRLYPDKQPHKIITSVK; this is translated from the coding sequence GTGGAGTATCCCCCCGTGTTCCAGGCCTGGCCCCGTCTTGTTTTGAGTGGCATTTTGATCATTTTTCTAGCTATTTCTAGCTGTACTCGCAGTGATCAAGAACTTCCAAAGATATTGCAAGTTGGCATGGAACCTACCTTCGCTCCCTTTGAATTTCAACCAGGGGGAGGCGAGGTAATTGGCTTTGATGTGGACTTAATGCGGGCGGTGGGGGCAGCGGCTGGCCTGGAGGTGGAATTCAAAACCATGAACTTTGATGGTCTGATTCCGGCTTTAGCGGTCGGACAAATTCAAGCAGCGACTTCTGGGATCACAATTACGGCGGATCGGCTCAAGGTGGTGGATTTCTCGCGCCCCTACTTTGAAGCTACCCTCGCGATTGGGGTTTTACCGGCCAACCGTAACCTAAAAACCTTTAAGGACTTAGAAGGTAAAAGAATTGCGGTTCAAATTGGTACGGCTTCTGCAGACGAGGCTAAAAAAATCCCCAACGCCAATGTGATTATTTACGACTCCACCGATTTGAGTATCCAATCCCTGATTAGCAAAAATGTCGATGCCATCATTAACGACACACCGACCTTGCTTTACAGTATTGCTCGCGGTGGATTCAGCCAAATTCAAGTCTTTCGGCAAGAAGAAACCAGACAATATTATGGAGTCGCCACCCAACAGCAATCTCCCTACCTAAAACTGATTAACCAAGGCCTGGACAAAATTCTTAAAGATGGTACCTATGACAAAATTTATACCCAGTGGTTCAAGGCCCCGGCTCCAGCCCTCCCAGCATTGGCCCCAGCCCAACAAGAAAGGGTTTCCACGCAATCAGGACTGTGGGACAGTCTGAAAACTTCCCTTCGTGCCGTTCCTGCCCTGCTTCAAGGCACTGTGATCACCCTCCAACTCACCACCGCATCCATTGTTTTGGGAATTGCGGGGGGCCTGGTTTTAGCCTTGGTGCGTCTATCTCAAAACAAATGGGGCCTGGGACTGAGTGCCATCTACATTGACTTTTTCCGGGGTACACCGCTACTGGTGCAAATTTTCATGATCTACTTTGGGATTCCGGGAGTTGTCCAGGGCCTGGGCTTAGATTTTAGTCCCAACCGCTTTGTCGCCTCTGTGGCCGCCCTCAGTTTGAATGAAGCCGCCTACATGGCCGAGATTTTACGCAGTGGCCTCCAAGCGGTCGAAAAAGGACAACAGGAAGCGGCCGAGTCTTTGGGATTTAGTGGCTGGCAAACCTTACGTCATGTCGTCTTTCCCCAGGCCTTTCGGCAAATGGTTCCGGCCCTGGGGAATGAATTTATTTCGATGCTGAAAAACACCAGTTTGGTGGCCGTGATTGGCTATGAAGAACTGTTTCGGAAAGGGCAGTTAATTGTCGCGGATGAGTATCGGCCCTTTGAAATTTACACTACTGTCGCGATTATTTACTTGATCATGACTGTGATTGCGGCCCGTGGGTTTGATTATTTGGAATACCGGCTCTATCCTGACAAACAGCCCCACAAGATCATCACCTCGGTTAAATAA
- a CDS encoding type II toxin-antitoxin system TacA family antitoxin: MSTLNKMARLEAQINPETQALLQKAADLKGCSLTKFVITMVEAEAYGVIVKHQVIKLNQADSQAFVESMLNPPQPDSALNAATHFYQDMC, translated from the coding sequence ATGAGCACACTTAACAAAATGGCCCGCCTCGAAGCCCAGATCAATCCAGAAACCCAAGCTCTTTTACAAAAAGCCGCTGATCTTAAAGGCTGTTCCCTCACGAAATTTGTCATTACCATGGTTGAAGCAGAAGCCTATGGAGTCATTGTCAAACATCAAGTTATAAAACTCAATCAGGCGGATAGTCAAGCATTTGTTGAGTCTATGCTAAATCCACCTCAACCTGATTCCGCTCTAAATGCTGCGACTCATTTTTATCAAGATATGTGTTAG
- a CDS encoding type II toxin-antitoxin system VapC family toxin, with product MKYLLDTDHLSILQRKAGQDYTNLSTRMAQYALSDFAVSIVTFQEQMLGSHTYINRANNLEQLVKGYERIQLGKMDARIAAIALCRGLILLTRNHQDFSKVSGLLIENWTV from the coding sequence ATGAAATATTTATTGGACACAGATCATTTGAGCATTCTTCAGAGAAAAGCAGGGCAAGACTACACAAACCTTTCGACTCGCATGGCTCAATATGCATTGTCAGATTTTGCTGTCTCGATTGTGACATTTCAAGAACAGATGCTAGGTAGCCATACTTACATTAACCGTGCCAACAATCTGGAGCAATTAGTCAAAGGATACGAGCGGATTCAACTCGGAAAGATGGATGCTCGGATTGCAGCGATCGCGTTGTGCCGTGGCCTAATCCTATTAACTCGTAATCACCAGGATTTTAGCAAAGTATCAGGGCTACTTATCGAAAATTGGACAGTTTGA
- a CDS encoding cobyrinate a,c-diamide synthase yields MALVIAGERSGVGKTTVTLALLAALAQQHSKIIQSFKVGPDYIDPMFHRRLTGRPCRNLDVILTSETYVQDCFAHHTAACDYAVIEGVMGLFDGASSSLINPAIPWDRGSTAHIADLLQLPIVLVVNAGGTSRSIAALVHGYQTYAPQLRIAGVVLNRVSSERHLELLSKALSSLNMPLLGVFYRQADITIPDRHLGLVPTDELPELPALIQRLATLGQASFVWDHLLPLLSPPIPQPLISDLDHSTPKSERLTSKLDISTSELDYPTSELQLASSEPQHQPEAPCRLAIAQDAAFNFYYADNLDILASVGFELVAWSPLKDRELPNNIHGLYLGGGFPEMFAAELSANQSLLQQLHHLISQGLPTYAECGGLMYLCQAIVDFEQHSYPMLGILPTTAQMGKRLTLGYRQIQPNPGLVNALIPDAQIMVGHEFHRSTLTTRPTLPLYHLTNYDGSRPQTEGWQLGNVYASYVHLHFGGCLNVPKRFLELCQTYRQSNHL; encoded by the coding sequence ATGGCATTAGTGATTGCAGGTGAACGGAGCGGAGTTGGCAAAACAACCGTCACTCTCGCGCTTTTAGCAGCCTTAGCCCAACAGCACTCCAAAATAATTCAATCCTTCAAAGTTGGCCCCGACTATATCGATCCGATGTTTCATCGCCGCCTGACGGGTCGCCCTTGTCGGAATTTGGATGTCATTTTAACCTCAGAAACTTACGTTCAAGATTGCTTTGCCCACCATACGGCTGCTTGTGATTATGCTGTGATTGAGGGGGTAATGGGCTTATTTGATGGGGCTAGTTCTAGTCTGATTAACCCGGCCATCCCTTGGGATCGAGGCAGCACGGCCCATATTGCCGATTTATTACAGTTACCCATTGTTTTAGTGGTAAATGCCGGGGGAACCTCGCGCTCGATTGCGGCCCTTGTGCATGGCTATCAAACCTATGCCCCCCAGTTAAGGATTGCCGGTGTTGTCTTGAACCGAGTTAGTAGTGAACGTCATTTAGAGTTGTTGTCAAAGGCCTTATCAAGCCTGAATATGCCACTGCTGGGGGTGTTTTATCGGCAAGCAGACATTACTATCCCGGATCGCCATCTGGGCCTGGTTCCCACCGATGAACTTCCTGAACTGCCAGCGTTGATTCAGCGTCTCGCCACCTTGGGCCAGGCCAGTTTTGTTTGGGATCACCTACTTCCCCTCTTAAGCCCACCAATCCCACAACCGTTAATCTCTGACCTAGACCATTCAACCCCTAAGTCAGAACGATTGACCTCTAAGCTGGACATTTCAACCTCTGAACTAGACTACCCGACCTCTGAGCTACAACTTGCAAGTTCTGAACCCCAACATCAACCTGAGGCCCCCTGTCGGTTAGCCATTGCCCAAGATGCCGCCTTTAACTTCTACTACGCCGATAACTTGGATATTTTGGCATCTGTGGGCTTTGAACTCGTGGCCTGGAGTCCCCTCAAGGATCGGGAATTACCGAACAACATTCACGGCCTATATTTGGGCGGTGGGTTCCCCGAAATGTTTGCCGCTGAGTTGAGTGCCAATCAATCCCTCCTCCAGCAATTACATCACCTCATTTCCCAAGGCTTGCCAACCTATGCCGAATGTGGCGGGCTAATGTATCTCTGCCAGGCCATTGTGGACTTTGAGCAACATTCTTATCCAATGCTGGGAATTTTACCCACCACGGCCCAAATGGGAAAACGGCTCACCCTCGGTTATCGGCAGATCCAACCCAATCCAGGCCTGGTTAACGCCCTCATTCCCGATGCTCAGATCATGGTTGGCCATGAGTTTCATCGCTCAACCTTAACAACCCGACCGACTCTTCCCCTCTATCACCTGACCAACTATGACGGGAGCAGGCCCCAAACAGAAGGCTGGCAGTTAGGCAATGTCTATGCGTCCTATGTCCATTTGCATTTTGGGGGCTGTCTGAATGTGCCAAAACGGTTTTTAGAACTCTGTCAAACCTATCGCCAAAGCAATCACCTGTAG
- the aroB gene encoding 3-dehydroquinate synthase — MLSRSIPVNLPNQAYKVVIQAGGQADLGSILQAQGLVKPGQKLLVVSNSQIFRHYGPDIMDSLLNAGADVEKCLIPAGERYKTPKTLQKIYDAALAHRLERGSALVALGGGVVGDMTGFAAATWLRGIGVIQVPTSLLAMVDAAIGGKTGVNHPQGKNLIGAFHQPRLVLIDPHTLQTLPRREFRAAMAEVIKYGVIWDAELFDLLENALVLDRVEALGDDLLGQILIRSCQAKVDVVTKDERESGLRAILNYGHTLGHALESITQYRQFNHGEAVGLGMLAAGEIAVRMGLWTEVDQSRQMQLVEKVKLPSAWPGDLDLDTVLTLLSSDKKVKDGQVRFILPQAIGQVIIHDQVPPAIIRGAIQSLQA, encoded by the coding sequence ATGTTATCTCGATCCATTCCCGTCAATCTGCCCAACCAGGCCTACAAAGTGGTGATTCAAGCTGGGGGACAAGCAGACCTCGGATCAATTCTCCAAGCCCAAGGACTGGTTAAACCCGGTCAAAAGCTTCTAGTCGTTTCTAACTCGCAAATTTTTCGCCATTATGGGCCAGACATCATGGACTCATTGCTCAATGCAGGGGCAGATGTGGAGAAATGCCTGATCCCGGCCGGTGAACGCTACAAGACCCCGAAAACCCTCCAGAAAATCTATGATGCAGCCTTAGCTCACAGACTGGAACGCGGCTCGGCCTTGGTGGCCTTGGGGGGCGGTGTGGTCGGGGATATGACCGGATTTGCGGCGGCGACTTGGTTGCGAGGGATTGGCGTGATTCAAGTTCCCACCAGTTTATTAGCGATGGTGGATGCCGCAATTGGAGGGAAAACAGGCGTTAACCATCCCCAGGGCAAAAATTTAATTGGGGCCTTTCATCAACCCCGCTTAGTCCTGATTGATCCTCATACCTTGCAAACCCTCCCCCGGCGAGAATTTCGGGCAGCCATGGCAGAAGTGATTAAATATGGGGTGATCTGGGATGCAGAGTTATTTGACTTGCTGGAAAATGCTCTTGTCCTAGACCGGGTGGAAGCTCTGGGGGATGATCTCTTAGGTCAAATTCTGATTCGTTCCTGCCAGGCCAAGGTAGATGTGGTGACAAAAGACGAGCGGGAATCAGGGTTACGGGCGATTCTCAACTACGGCCACACCCTCGGTCATGCTCTAGAAAGTATTACCCAATATCGGCAGTTTAATCATGGAGAAGCGGTGGGCCTGGGAATGTTAGCAGCGGGGGAAATTGCGGTCAGGATGGGCCTGTGGACAGAAGTGGATCAAAGTCGTCAGATGCAGTTGGTGGAAAAAGTTAAGTTGCCCTCGGCCTGGCCTGGGGATTTAGATTTGGATACAGTGCTCACCCTGTTAAGCAGCGACAAGAAAGTTAAAGATGGTCAAGTCCGCTTTATTCTGCCCCAGGCCATTGGTCAAGTGATCATCCACGATCAAGTTCCGCCAGCCATTATTCGAGGGGCAATCCAATCTCTCCAGGCCTAG